Proteins encoded in a region of the Paenibacillus sp. E222 genome:
- a CDS encoding sugar transferase, which translates to MKLSRPEYFGSGEALAKDGTSAVLEQPYSQRVGGYADVIKPFIDFIIAAVLLLITSPVMLVAALMIKLDSKGPVIFRQERYGKNGVKFSIYKFRTMRTDAPKYGVSPTTSDDPRITRLGRLLRKTSLDELPQLLNIIKGDMSFIGPRPEMKRIVEESYTDLERRRFLVKPGITGLWQVSDVRKEPIHHNLQYDFHYISNVSLKMDIIIIFKTIGVMIKSNTF; encoded by the coding sequence GTGAAACTTTCAAGACCGGAATACTTTGGGAGTGGAGAAGCCCTGGCCAAGGATGGCACTTCGGCAGTATTGGAACAGCCTTACTCCCAGCGTGTTGGCGGATATGCTGACGTAATAAAACCGTTTATTGATTTTATTATTGCGGCTGTGCTGTTGCTGATTACATCACCGGTCATGCTTGTTGCAGCGCTTATGATTAAGCTTGATTCCAAAGGACCTGTAATATTCAGACAAGAACGTTACGGGAAAAACGGAGTTAAATTTAGTATTTATAAATTCAGAACGATGCGTACAGATGCGCCCAAATATGGCGTATCTCCAACGACAAGCGATGATCCGAGAATTACACGGCTGGGTAGATTACTTCGTAAAACGAGCCTGGATGAGCTGCCACAATTGCTGAATATTATCAAGGGTGACATGAGCTTCATAGGTCCCAGACCTGAAATGAAGCGAATCGTAGAAGAAAGCTACACGGATCTGGAGCGCAGACGGTTTCTGGTGAAACCAGGAATTACTGGGTTATGGCAAGTAAGTGATGTTCGCAAAGAGCCGATTCACCACAATCTGCAATATGATTTTCACTACATCTCTAACGTTTCCTTAAAGATGGATATCATTATCATTTTTAAAACCATTGGCGTTATGATTAAAAGTAATACATTTTAA